Proteins from one Elephas maximus indicus isolate mEleMax1 chromosome 12, mEleMax1 primary haplotype, whole genome shotgun sequence genomic window:
- the HSD3B7 gene encoding 3 beta-hydroxysteroid dehydrogenase type 7 isoform X1, with product MAGTAQAQEQVYLVTGGCGFLGEHVVRMLLQQQEPRLREIRIFDLHLSPWLEELKTGPVQVTAIQGDVTQAHEVAAAVAGAHVVIHTAGLVDVFGRSSPKTIHEVNVQGTKNVIEACVQTGTRFLVYTSSMEVVGPNIKGHPFYRGNEETPYEAVHSHPYPCSKALAEQLVLEANGRRVRGGLPLVTCALRPTGIYGEGHQIMRDFYRQGLRLGCRLFRAIPASVEHGRVYVGNVAWMHVLVARELEQREKLMGGQVYFCYDESPYKSYEDFNMEFLAPCGLRLVGTRPLVPYWLLVLLATLNALLQWLLRPFLLYAPMLNPYTLAVANTTFTVSTNKAQRHFGYEPLFSWEDSRNRTIRWVQAVEGSPSDGGAGAWRPGVAQPPRS from the exons ATGGCAGGCACTGCACAGGCCCAGGAGCAGGTGTACCTGGTCACAGGTGGCTGTGGCTTCCTGGGGGAGCATGTGGTACGGATGCTGCTACAGCAGCAGGAGCCCCGCCTCCGTGAGATACGCATCTTTGACCTGCATCTGAGTCCCTGGCTGGAGGAGCTAAAGACAG GGCCTGTGCAAGTGACTGCCATCCAGGGGGATGTGACCCAGGCCCACGAAGTGGCAGCAGCTGTGGCTGGAGCCCATGTGGTCATCCATACAGCTGGGTTGGTGGACGTGTTTGGGAGGTCCAGTCCCAAGACCATCCACGAGGTCAACGTGCAGG ggaCGAAGAATGTGATTGAGGCTTGTGTGCAGACTGGAACACGGTTCTTGGTCTATACAAGCAGCATGGAAGTTGTAGGGCCCAACATCAAAGGCCACCCCTTCTACAG GGGCAATGAGGAGACCCCGTATGAAGCAGTACACTCGCATCCCTATCCTTGCAGCAAGGCCCTGGCGGAGCAGCTGGTCCTGGAGGCCAATGGAAGGAGG GTCCGTGGGGGACTGCCGCTGGTGACATGTGCCCTGCGCCCCACGGGCATCTACGGTGAAGGTCACCAGATCATGAGGGATTTCTACCGCCAGGGCCTGCGCCTGGGGTGTCGGCTCTTCCGGGCCATCCCAGCCTCTGTGGAGCACGGTCGGGTCTATGTGG GCAATGTGGCTTGGATGCATGTGCTAGTGGCCCGGGAGCTGGAGCAACGGGAGAAACTAATGGGCGGCCAGGTGTACTTCTGCTATGACGAGTCACCCTACAAGAGCTACGAGGACTTCAACATGGAGTTCCTGGCCCCGTGTGGACTGCGGCTGGTGGGCACTCGCCCGCTGGTGCCGTACTGGCTGCTGGTGCTCCTGGCTACCCTCAATGCCCTGCTGCAGTGGCTGCTGAGGCCGTTCCTGCTCTACGCGCCCATGCTCAATCCCTATACTCTGGCCGTGGCCAACACCACTTTCACTGTCAGCACCAACAAAGCTCAGCGCCATTTTGGTTACGAGCCTCTGTTCTCATGGGAGGACAGCCGGAACCGTACCATTCGCTGGGTGCAGGCTGTGGAGGGTTCACCCAGTGATGGCGGGGCTGGGGCCTGGAGGCCTGGTGTGGCCCAGCCACCCAGGTCCTAA
- the HSD3B7 gene encoding 3 beta-hydroxysteroid dehydrogenase type 7 isoform X2: MSQEGGGGASGRGKVCRWPTGPGNSDERQPLQEPVWTLAQSLQPSMAGTAQAQEQVYLVTGGCGFLGEHVVRMLLQQQEPRLREIRIFDLHLSPWLEELKTGPVQVTAIQGDVTQAHEVAAAVAGAHVVIHTAGLVDVFGRSSPKTIHEVNVQGTKNVIEACVQTGTRFLVYTSSMEVVGPNIKGHPFYRGNEETPYEAVHSHPYPCSKALAEQLVLEANGRRAMWLGCMC, translated from the exons ATGagccaggagggaggaggaggagcaagCGGAAGGGGGAAGGTGTGTCGCTGGCCGACTGGCCCAGGCAACAGTGACGAGAGACAGCCCCTCCAGGAACCAGTTTGGACACTGGCGCAGTCGCTTCAG CCCAGCATGGCAGGCACTGCACAGGCCCAGGAGCAGGTGTACCTGGTCACAGGTGGCTGTGGCTTCCTGGGGGAGCATGTGGTACGGATGCTGCTACAGCAGCAGGAGCCCCGCCTCCGTGAGATACGCATCTTTGACCTGCATCTGAGTCCCTGGCTGGAGGAGCTAAAGACAG GGCCTGTGCAAGTGACTGCCATCCAGGGGGATGTGACCCAGGCCCACGAAGTGGCAGCAGCTGTGGCTGGAGCCCATGTGGTCATCCATACAGCTGGGTTGGTGGACGTGTTTGGGAGGTCCAGTCCCAAGACCATCCACGAGGTCAACGTGCAGG ggaCGAAGAATGTGATTGAGGCTTGTGTGCAGACTGGAACACGGTTCTTGGTCTATACAAGCAGCATGGAAGTTGTAGGGCCCAACATCAAAGGCCACCCCTTCTACAG GGGCAATGAGGAGACCCCGTATGAAGCAGTACACTCGCATCCCTATCCTTGCAGCAAGGCCCTGGCGGAGCAGCTGGTCCTGGAGGCCAATGGAAGGAGG GCAATGTGGCTTGGATGCATGTGCTAG